In ANME-2 cluster archaeon, a single genomic region encodes these proteins:
- a CDS encoding DUF357 domain-containing protein, giving the protein MQSQPANLEEKTKRYMVMLEGALKDVKTSAGEGSYLKKIADDYLEMARSYYNDGVHFIKSEDQVNALVCFSYGHAWLDAGVRLGVFTVKNPELFAI; this is encoded by the coding sequence ATGCAGTCTCAACCTGCAAATCTTGAAGAGAAGACCAAACGGTATATGGTTATGCTGGAAGGGGCACTGAAAGACGTCAAGACTTCAGCAGGAGAAGGGTCATATCTCAAGAAGATAGCTGATGATTATCTTGAGATGGCCAGGTCTTATTACAATGACGGTGTCCATTTCATAAAGAGTGAAGATCAGGTCAATGCCCTGGTATGTTTCAGTTATGGTCATGCATGGCTGGATGCCGGCGTACGATTGGGAGTATTTACAGTAAAAAATCCCGAATTGTTTGCCATTTAG
- a CDS encoding DUF555 domain-containing protein — protein sequence MMNYKVILEAAWLVKDIETVDDAMGVAIAEAGKRLNPQLEFIEINIGTTYCPACDEPFDSVFITANTALVGLMLEMRVFDAENEEHAARIAKSVIGKVMKNIPLNVIEVTELEYSDEDE from the coding sequence TTGATGAATTACAAGGTAATATTAGAAGCAGCCTGGTTGGTAAAAGACATTGAAACAGTTGATGATGCAATGGGAGTGGCCATTGCAGAGGCAGGAAAACGCTTGAATCCACAGCTGGAATTTATTGAAATAAATATTGGCACCACGTATTGTCCTGCCTGTGATGAACCATTTGATAGTGTGTTCATCACAGCCAACACCGCACTTGTGGGACTGATGCTTGAGATGCGTGTATTCGATGCCGAGAATGAGGAACACGCTGCCAGGATAGCGAAATCTGTTATAGGCAAAGTAATGAAAAATATTCCACTCAATGTGATAGAGGTCACTGAACTGGAATATTCTGATGAAGATGAGTAA